The nucleotide sequence TCCCACGTTATCCTGTAGGGTTGGCCAAGATGTTATCCAGCCCGGTTATCCACATGATAAAAGGGGCCAGGCCAAATACGACCTAACCCCTTGAATTAATTCTGGTGCGCCCAGCAGGACTCGAACCTGCGGCCGTCTGCTTAGAAGGCCGCCCTTGAATTTTTAATATACTGAAATTATTTGATTTTTTAGCAGAAATACTGCCGCCCCTTGGACAAAATCGATCCTCGCGGGGACATTTCCGTTTCTCCAGAGTTTATCCAAAATCCCGGTTATCCAGGGCTGGAGAACCTATTTCAGCGTTATTCGGTAGAGAACTTCGCCCCCTCCTGACCCTGGTCCATTGCAAGCCAGACTCATACCGCCAAGTTGGTGTCCAAGAGAACCCTAGGCTAATCCATCTGATCAATAAACAATCTTTACAAAACTAGCAAGAATTGATACTTTTCAAAAAACCAAATATCTAGGTGTCTACATGAATATCAAATCATTCTTGACGTACTTAAAAAAACATTTCAATGCAAAGAACGAAAATGAATTGGCCACAAAACTAAATATTTCTCAAGCTAATTTTTCACAATGGAAGAACACAGAAAATATTCCACATACTTCCATAGCAAATATCTTGAATTGTAGTCTTAAAAATTACGCAGAGAACTGCATTAAATCAATTATAGAGTTTCACCCCATCAATTGTGTTGGAGATTCAAATCTTCGTTTTTTAAACAAAAATGACCCACAAAACAACGTAATTATCCAAGAGCTTGAAAAGCACAAAGGCGTATATACATTTTACGACTCATATGGCAAACTCATATATGTAGGAAAAACAAAACAACAAGTGTTATACAAAGAAATGACGACCGCCTTCAACAAAGAAAGCAAGCACTTGTTCATGTGGTGCGTGGACCACCATTGCAACCAAGCCCTGACAACAAATAAACAAATTCGGAAAAAATACGTCTACTTACATGATATTGCTAAATATTTCTCTGCATATCGGGTTGAAACCAAGTTGATAGATGTAGTCGAGGCGTTATTAATTAGAGTTTCAGCCAACAATAATATTAACATTAAGATGGAAACGTTATCTGGCATCTATCCGCCAGCATGTAAAACAAATAAAAGGCCACGCCTCTCCTTCACAGGACGACGTGGGCCTTCCTGCACACTATTCCTGCAGCACTAAGGCAATTCTCACCTATTTAGGCTGTCTGAAAAAAGAGTGCTATGCAGCCGTTCTCAGTATCTGCCTCGGGGTGAGCCAAGCCGCCTTAGTGGGCTGCTCCTGGTCTGATGCGTCGGGGAGCTCTCGCACCCAGCAATCTGCCTTTTGGGAAGATGCGACCTGCCCTATTTATTTCAAGAATTCAGTGTTATTTTAGCATGTTAGGCAATTACAAAAACATCAATCTGCTTAGAAGGCCGCTCTTGAATTTTTAATACATTGAAATCATTTAATTTTTCAACAGAAAAACTGCCGCCCCCTGGACAAAATCGATCCTCACTGGGACATTCCCGGTTCTCCAGAGCTTATCCAAAATCCCGGTTATCCAGGGTTGGAGAACCTATTTCAGCGTTATCCGGTAGAGAACTTTCGCTCAGTCCCCATCACCCATTTATGACTCGGTACATACTGCTGGAATCACCTGACACTTCTCTTCGCGGAACAGGCACGATAGGGACAAATCCCTATCCGATGCGGAGAGTTCAAGGAGAAATCGGTATATAAATGAACAGTCACATCTATATGATTAGAAAGAAACGCACCTCATAATTCAAATTACAACATCGACACCAAAAAATGAATCCTCATCATCCAAGGCCAACAAAGGGCTAGATTTCCAACCCAGGGCAGTGTATTAAAAGCAACAATCTTTGCCGGACAGATTGTTGAAAATGTCATGCTTGTTGTTGCATTACAACTTGCTTGTTATCTTTTCTTCCAAATTGTATTACAATACCAGCCGTCAAAAAACGGCTCTAAAGAAAGATCACTACCAGGCAGTGATCCCGAGAGCGGTGTTATGATCAAAATAAAACAATTCGTCCTGATCGCAAACTTTCTTGCCTTTGCCGCTCTCGGCATGCCCAATCCGACTGGCGCAACTGGATTATTCAATCAATACGTCGGCTTTGGCGACAGCACTTTGGACAGCGGCTATTTTCGCTACAACACCACGGGGAGTGCGACACAAGATGCAGAGATCGCCGCCGCCGTGGCGGGCGGAGCCAGCGGCGCGTTCGTCGGGCCCGGGGTGATGAATTCCACCATGCTGGCGGCACGGTTCGGCCAATACGGCGGGCCTGTTGGCGGCGGCGGATTCAACTTCGCCAATGGCGGAGCCTTTTCCGCGCCACTGCGCGCTTCCGACAGCTCCCCGGCCCTTTCCGGCGTGTCCGCACTCACAAACGTGGCCACCAACCAGCAGATCCAGAACTATCTGGCCTCCGTTGGCGGCATAGCCAATCCCAACGGCCTCTATGTGGTGAAAACCGGTGACAACGACCTGCAGTTCCTGCGCTACATGGGGTCGACCTGGGCCGCCGCCAACCCCAACTTCCTGCCCGATCTGGCCATCGGCCAGGCTGCCAACGTGGCGCTCCTGCAAGCGGCCGGGGCGCGCACCATCCTGGTGCCCAATTCGTACAACGATGCCGTGTTCGCCGGCCTGGGCGGGGCCATCGCCTCGGAAAACATGGACCTGTACCAGACCTCCCGGTCGTATGGGATGATGCGTTGGACGAGCCTGACCGCGTTCGGCGTGCGTTATGTTCCCGCCGACATCGACAGTCTGATGCGCTTCGTCGTGTTCAATCCCACCCTGTTCGGGTTCACTCCTTCCTCGGTACTGTCGTCCAATACGCTCTCCCCGTCGATTTCCCCGCTGCTCGTCAGTTGGGCCGACGTCACCCCCAGCCAGTTGCAGACCAACCTTTTCATCGGTGCAAACGGCGTGCATTTCACCACGGCCGGCCAGCAGATAGAGTCGGATTACGAAGCGAGCCTGCTGACGGCCCCGAGCCTCATGTCCCTTTTGGCCGAGGCTCCGGTCCAGGGCGGCCTGGCCCGCGCGGCCGTCATCCAGGGCCAGATCGACCTGTCCGGACAGCATCGCGGCCCCACGGGCATCAACATCTGGATCGGCGGCGGCGGCGGCGCCCTGACGCTCAAGAATTTTTCCGGCCTGACCGATGTTTCCGGCACGCCGTTTACGGGCTCGGCGGGCGTGGACTACCAGATGCCGTCCGGACTCATCGTCGGCGCGGCCTTCACGGCCGGGACCATGACCCAGCACTTCTCCATCGGCGGCGGCCACTTCGACCAGAACGATCAGGCCATAAGTCTCTATTCCGCCTACCAGGCCGGACCGGTCTGGGGCAATGTCGTGGCTTCCTGCGGCTGGCAGCAGGACAAGATCGCCCGCGACGTGACGCTTGGCCTTTTTACCGACAGCAACAGCGCCACGACCACGGGAACGTCCCTGGCACTGGCCCTTCGTGCCGGCGGCGACATCCGCCTGGGACCGGTCACCACCGGCCCGGTGGCCGGCCTAGTGCTGCAACGGGTGCGCATCAGAGGTTTCGCCGAATCAGGGACCAGCGGCGGACTAACCGGCAGCAACGGCGTCACGGCCCTGTCGTTTGGCGAACAGTTACGAGATTCGGCCATAAGCCAGCTCGGCTGGCGCGCCTCGGTCGACGTGGGCGACTGGCGGCCGTTCGTGGAAGCCAAATGGAACCATGAGCTGGTCGACCAAAGCGACCGCAAGGTCAAGGCCGCGCTCACGTCGACGACGGCCGCGCCCTACTCCATGGCCGCCGCCCCGGTAAAATCGGATTGGGCCACGGCCTCGGTGGGCACTTCCTACAAGATCAGCGAAAGGGTGATGGTGCGGGGCTCGGCTTCGGCCATGGCCTTTAATGCGCAGACCGTCAGCTACGGTGGCGATGTGGGCGTAAGCGTCAGCTTTTGACGCGCTGGAGAGTCGTTTGTCCCTCGCGGCGAGCCTCTGCCGCAGCAGCGGCGACTGCTTGATCTTTTCATCGTGCTGGCGCACCGGAGAAACCATGGCCTTGACGAGAAGAGCCTTCCTGAAGACCGGTGTCGCCGGCGCGGCCTGTATTGCCTGCGGCGCATACGCCATGCCGGGCCCGCATCCTGCGGCCGCCGCGACGATTCCCTGGACCAGCCTGGAGCGGACGGTGATTGCCGTCCCCGTGCCCGTCGCGTCGCCCGCCCTGCCGCCAACGGACATCGCCCAATTCGCGCGGTACGGCTATGGCGTCTGGCAGTATGGCCCGGGGCTGGCCTGCCAGAAGAGGCTGGACCTTATGCCGTCCGGCTACAGCGGTCAGGGCGTGACCCCGGAGGCGCGGCTGGTCCGCTTTTTCACCATCAGCGACATCCACCTGACGGACAAGGAATCGCCGGCCCAGTTGATCTGTCTCGGCCTCGCGAAACATATCTCCTCGGCCTATTCCCCGGTCATGCTGTACACCACCCAGGTGTTCGACGCGGCCGTGCGGACCATTAATGCCCTCGACACCCAAGATCCCCTCGATTTCGGCCTCTCCCTGGGCGATGCCTGCAACAGCACCCTCTACAACGAACTGCGCTGGTACGTCGACATCCTGGACGGCAAGCCCATCACCCCCAGCAGCGGCGCCCATGCCGGGGCCGACGCCATCGACTACCAGAAACCCTTCCAGTCCGCCGGGCTTCACAAGTCGATCCCCTGGTACCAGGCCATCGGCAATCACGATCATTTCTGGCTGGGCTCGGCCCCGGTGGACGACTATTTGCGCCAGGCCTGCCTCGGCGATACGGTGCTCAACCTGGGAAACATCCTGGCCGACGGCATGGACAGCCGGGGCTTTTATATGGGGACCATCGACGGCAGCACCCCGCACGGCTCGGTGATCGATTCCGGGCCGGTGGCCGAATTCGCCGCCCCGCCCAAGGTCGCCCCAGACCCCGACCGCCGGCCGCTGACGCGCAAGGAATGGATGGGCGAATTTTTCAAGACGTCCTCAAAGCCGGTCGGCCATGGCTTCAGCCAAGCCAACGTCGATGCAGACTTTGCCTGCTACAGCTTCGAGCCCAAGTCGGAGGTGCCGCTGAAGGTGATCGTCCTTGACGATACCCAACAAAACGAGGACTTTTCCGGCCGGGAGTTCCTCTGGCACGGCAGCGTGGACCAGAAGCGCTGGGATTGGCTGGTCGGCGAACTGGACAAGGGGCAGGCCGAGGGCAAACTCATGATCATCGCCGCCCACATCCCCATTGGCGTGGAAAAGCCGGGCGCGTTCATGAGCTGGTGGGGCAAGGCCTACGTCTCGGAGGAAGCGCTTTTTGCCAAGCTGCACAGCTATCCCAATCTCCTCCTGTGGCTGGCCGGACACCGCCATTACAACACGGTCACGGCTTTTCCCTCCCCGGACCGGATGCGGCCGGAACTCGGCTTCTGGCAGGTCGAGACCGCCTCGTTGCGGGATTTCCCCCAGCAATTTCGCACCTTCGACATCGTGCGCAACAGCGACGACACCGTCTCCGTCGTGACCATCAATGCCGGTCCCCAGCTTGAGGACGGCTCGCTGGCCGCCGTGTCGCGCGGCCATGCCATAGCAGCCCTGCAACTCATCATGAACCCGGCTATCTCCTCCAACCCCATGCTCTATCTGCCCACGGGATCGTACAACGGGGAGCTGGTCGTGGGGTTGAGCCCGGAGATGCAGGCGAAGCTGCAAACACACGGCACGCCGATCCCGGCAAAAACGGCCCCGGCGACAACCGGGGCCTAAACGCCACGCCTGCGTCACAAGCCAGTCCCGGCTTTGCGGTGCGCCCGGATTTGCCGGAGGCGCTGCGGGGAACCGGCTCGGCCAGGGGCGGCGTGGAGATATTTCCCTGGCGTTGCCTGTACGGGCAAGCGGACAGGCATGGTTTGGGTCGCTGCGTTTTCGAGGCAGGAATTCTTTGCGTATGGGTGGCGTGACGCCAAAAGCATGGGAAAATAAGGCAGACCGGTGTCTTCTACAAAAATGCTGTCTGGGCTGCGTCGTGTTGTCTGTGCCCTGGCCCTGCTTGTCTGCCAGCCCTGGGCCACGGCCTTGGCGCAGCAGGCAATTGTGACGCCGATCCTCACCACGGCTGAGAACTTCAGGGATATTGCCGGAATCGCGGCCAGTGCCGGCGGGACCGGCTTCGCCAACCTGACCAGCAACTTCGGCGTGATGCGGACCGGAGTTTTTTATCGTTCCAATGTCCTGGAACTGAGCACCGCAGATTGGACAACCCTCTCGTCGCTGCGCATCGGCCGGGACATCGATCTGCGCACCCCCGGTGAAATCAGCACGACGCCCGACGTGGTGCCGGCTGGAGCCGTCTATACCAACATCAATGTCATTGGCACATCGACTCTGCCCACCATGATTCCGGCCAACGCCACGCTTGCGTCCCTGCTCAGCGTCGGCCAGAGCGGCTACCAGACTTTTGTGACCAATCCGGTCGAGCGGGAAGGCTTTCGCACGGTCCTTCTCACCCTGGCCCATGACCCTGGTCCCGATCTCTTCCACTGTTCCATGGGCAAGGACCGCACCGGGTGGACGGCGGCGCTCCTGGAGAGCATCGCCGGCGTCCCGTCGACGACCATCATGAACGACTATCTGGCCTCGAACACCTATCTGGCCGCAACCATCGATGCCCAGGCGACGGCCCTGGTGGCGGCGATCCCGGAACTGCGCGGCGTGGACCTGACCACGCTTCTCGGTGTCGATTCCAGTTATCTCCAAGCGGCACTCGACCAGGTGAACACTTCGTATGGCTCCATGTACGGCTACCTGATGCAGGGCCTGGGCCTCAGCCTGGAAGACATCTATGTGTTGCGGGCGAAAATGGTCAATTACACTCTGTTGCCTGGACAAAACGCCTTTTCCGGAAACGATGTTTCCGGGGCCTCGTTTTTAAACACCTTGCAGAACTCCTCCCTTTCCGGCCATTATACCGCCTATAATTACTATCTGCAGTCGTCGGTGGACGCAGGGACGCTCGGGGGTGTTCAGAGGCAGGTTGGCGGCCAGGTTCATGCCGATGCGGCATCCTACCTGTTGCGGCAGCCTCGTTGGATCGATGCGGCCATCGCGCCCTATACGAACAGCCGTGATCTTTCCGAAGGCCAAGCCCGGATGTGGCTGTCCGGGATGGGGAGCGGCTTCTGGTCCCAGGCTCGGGCAGGCATTTCCCCGAGCACGGAACACAGCGCCGGCACGCTTATCGGCGTGGCCTACCGCCCAAGCGAGCGGGCCAGCGCCAGTCTGGGCCTCGGCTATACCGCCGGCACCGTCGAAAGCGCCGCAGCCACCGCCAGGGTGAACACGGTCATGGCCACAATCGGCGGGCGCTACGGGTTTTCAAGTCTGGAAACCGGTCCGTACGTCATCGGACGTGCAGATGGCGGTTGGGTCGACTACCAAAGCAGCCGTCCCCTAGGTGGTGGCCTGGGGACGGCCAGCGGACACACCAACGGTGCCCTTTTAAGTGGATTAGCCGGGTTGGGTGACGTCATTCGTCTTGAGCCGTTCACGTTTACGCCCCAAATAGGAATTCGCGTGACGAGTCAAACCCTCAACCGATTTACGGAAAGCGGCAGCGAAGTCGCGCTTGGCGTCCATGGCCTCGACAACACCGCCACGAACCTCCTGCTCGACCTGGAAGCGAGACTTGATCCGCAACAACTGGGTACCTGGAACATAACACCCGCAGTCCTGCTCAGGTATGAGCGCTACCTCGGCAACCCCCAGGTCGAAAGCACGGGAACGCGGTACGGTTGCGCCGTGAGCCAGAAGTCGGCCTTTGACAGTCGCGATCTCATGACTGCCGGCCTAGGTGTTGTTGCCAAGCGCAATGCCCTCACCCTGGAGGGCAGAATCAATGCCGTAGTCGGCGACGGAGCGGGGAGCACCGGTGTCAGCGGACAATTCTCTTTGGGGTACAGCTTCTAAAAGGTGTGCCTCCCCCAGCAATCTGCCTTTTGGGAAGATGCGGTCTGGCATATTTTTTTCAAGAATTCAGTGTTATTTTGGCACGTTAGGCAGTTGCAAAACCATCAATCTGCTTAGAAGGCCGCCCTTGATTTTTTAACATATTGAAATCATGTAATTTTTTAAAGGAAAAACTACCGCCCCTTGGACAAAATCGATCCTCGCTGGGACATTTCCGGTTCTCCAGAGTTTATCCAAAATCCCGGTTATCCAGGGCTGGAGAACCTATTTCAGCGTTATCCAGTAGAAATTGCAAGCTTCGTGACAACTCCCGAAACAATATAAACATAAATAGGGTTTAAATCGAACCAAACCGAGCTTAAAAATATTAGATCATAATGCAAAGCGACACTATAAAGCTAAAAACTACAGCAAGGATGAAAGCGAATCCTTGTCAACAATATTGCTAAACAATCGTTTAAAGCCAATAACTTTTGCACCGTTAAATTCTGTCGAAGCACAACCATCCTTCCAAAGACTACAACTGTCAACGCGAACATTAAAACGATCCACAAACAACTCAAAACTTTTCTTTCCTTCACAAACAATGATCTTTGGCATGCATTCCGAAACAATAACCATAGCGCATTCCTTTGAAACACTGTCAATATCTAATTGAAAATTATTCTTGATCAAGCCCAAAAGCTTCCACAGATCGCGCTGATTATCAGTTGCGAGGAAGTAGTGATTGATCTTTGTCGA is from Solidesulfovibrio magneticus RS-1 and encodes:
- a CDS encoding autotransporter outer membrane beta-barrel domain-containing protein, which gives rise to MIKIKQFVLIANFLAFAALGMPNPTGATGLFNQYVGFGDSTLDSGYFRYNTTGSATQDAEIAAAVAGGASGAFVGPGVMNSTMLAARFGQYGGPVGGGGFNFANGGAFSAPLRASDSSPALSGVSALTNVATNQQIQNYLASVGGIANPNGLYVVKTGDNDLQFLRYMGSTWAAANPNFLPDLAIGQAANVALLQAAGARTILVPNSYNDAVFAGLGGAIASENMDLYQTSRSYGMMRWTSLTAFGVRYVPADIDSLMRFVVFNPTLFGFTPSSVLSSNTLSPSISPLLVSWADVTPSQLQTNLFIGANGVHFTTAGQQIESDYEASLLTAPSLMSLLAEAPVQGGLARAAVIQGQIDLSGQHRGPTGINIWIGGGGGALTLKNFSGLTDVSGTPFTGSAGVDYQMPSGLIVGAAFTAGTMTQHFSIGGGHFDQNDQAISLYSAYQAGPVWGNVVASCGWQQDKIARDVTLGLFTDSNSATTTGTSLALALRAGGDIRLGPVTTGPVAGLVLQRVRIRGFAESGTSGGLTGSNGVTALSFGEQLRDSAISQLGWRASVDVGDWRPFVEAKWNHELVDQSDRKVKAALTSTTAAPYSMAAAPVKSDWATASVGTSYKISERVMVRGSASAMAFNAQTVSYGGDVGVSVSF
- a CDS encoding TIGR03768 family metallophosphoesterase — protein: MALTRRAFLKTGVAGAACIACGAYAMPGPHPAAAATIPWTSLERTVIAVPVPVASPALPPTDIAQFARYGYGVWQYGPGLACQKRLDLMPSGYSGQGVTPEARLVRFFTISDIHLTDKESPAQLICLGLAKHISSAYSPVMLYTTQVFDAAVRTINALDTQDPLDFGLSLGDACNSTLYNELRWYVDILDGKPITPSSGAHAGADAIDYQKPFQSAGLHKSIPWYQAIGNHDHFWLGSAPVDDYLRQACLGDTVLNLGNILADGMDSRGFYMGTIDGSTPHGSVIDSGPVAEFAAPPKVAPDPDRRPLTRKEWMGEFFKTSSKPVGHGFSQANVDADFACYSFEPKSEVPLKVIVLDDTQQNEDFSGREFLWHGSVDQKRWDWLVGELDKGQAEGKLMIIAAHIPIGVEKPGAFMSWWGKAYVSEEALFAKLHSYPNLLLWLAGHRHYNTVTAFPSPDRMRPELGFWQVETASLRDFPQQFRTFDIVRNSDDTVSVVTINAGPQLEDGSLAAVSRGHAIAALQLIMNPAISSNPMLYLPTGSYNGELVVGLSPEMQAKLQTHGTPIPAKTAPATTGA
- a CDS encoding tyrosine-protein phosphatase, with the translated sequence MTPILTTAENFRDIAGIAASAGGTGFANLTSNFGVMRTGVFYRSNVLELSTADWTTLSSLRIGRDIDLRTPGEISTTPDVVPAGAVYTNINVIGTSTLPTMIPANATLASLLSVGQSGYQTFVTNPVEREGFRTVLLTLAHDPGPDLFHCSMGKDRTGWTAALLESIAGVPSTTIMNDYLASNTYLAATIDAQATALVAAIPELRGVDLTTLLGVDSSYLQAALDQVNTSYGSMYGYLMQGLGLSLEDIYVLRAKMVNYTLLPGQNAFSGNDVSGASFLNTLQNSSLSGHYTAYNYYLQSSVDAGTLGGVQRQVGGQVHADAASYLLRQPRWIDAAIAPYTNSRDLSEGQARMWLSGMGSGFWSQARAGISPSTEHSAGTLIGVAYRPSERASASLGLGYTAGTVESAAATARVNTVMATIGGRYGFSSLETGPYVIGRADGGWVDYQSSRPLGGGLGTASGHTNGALLSGLAGLGDVIRLEPFTFTPQIGIRVTSQTLNRFTESGSEVALGVHGLDNTATNLLLDLEARLDPQQLGTWNITPAVLLRYERYLGNPQVESTGTRYGCAVSQKSAFDSRDLMTAGLGVVAKRNALTLEGRINAVVGDGAGSTGVSGQFSLGYSF